Genomic DNA from Rhodothermales bacterium:
TCTCCCGTTCGCTGCCGCTGGAGACCATGTGCTTCTCGCTCCATTTGGGAGCAGCGAGGTGTGGGGATTCGGCGCATCCAACCGCGGGTCACGCCTGCTTTATGCAGGAACTGACCGCAGTATCCGCATTGTGGGAACACTGGCAGATCGGGTTATTCTGTCGGTGCCTGAGGCCGACACCACTTATGCACTCTATTCAACCGACGGGACAGTCGCGGGGACAGAGCAGCTCACCGACCAGCGGTTCAGGCACCGCATCGCGACCAGCGGCCTCATCAACCCCGGAGTCCTGTTCTTTGTCGTCTCTACGACTCGCGAGCTTCGCGAACTCTGGCGAACCGACGGCACCCGGAGCGGAACGTACCGTGTTGCGCCGTTCCTCTGGGCCGAGGGCCCGCTCGAGCGCGTCGGAGACCGCCTGGTGTTCAGAGGTCAGGAGGTCGGAACCGGACGATGGAGCCCAGATCTCTGGGCCTTGGACGTTCATACCCTTATCCCATCTCGGCTGACGAATACGGGTAGCATGGGTGAAGTGCTCGGACTTGACGACTACGTCGTCGCGGTCTGGCGAGACGGGAACCGACGGACGTTGTACCGCACCGACGGAACGGCGAGTGGTACGACAGCCTATTCAAGCCTAGCGGCCGGACTCACTGTCCTCGGCCGAGCTGGCAAACGATTGCTCTTCACCACCTACACGTCGACCGAGGGGACCGAACTCTGGCGGACCAACGGAACTGCAGCTGGCACAGGTATGCTCGCTGACATCTATCCCGGACCCACAAACTCCGACATAGATCTTCTCGCATCCGCTTGCGGCAAGCTGTATTTCGCCGCCACCAGTCCCTCGACCGGCGCGGAGCTTTGGGTCTCCGACGGCCAACCCGAGGGGACCCGCGTCATAGACATTTTTGGCGGGCCTGGAAGCTCCACTCCCTTCTCGGCCGCAGCCTCTGGGTGCGACCTCTTCGTGATGGCTGAGACAGCCGACGCTGGAGGAACGCTGGTGCACGTCGACGCTGCCGCCGGCGTGACAAGGACCGTCTCTAGGCAGTTCTCCTCCCCGAAGGATGGCAACGCCGTCCCTCGAGGCCTACGCGCGTACGGATCCAGCGTGATCTTCCAGGCCACGCACGAAGAGCACGGGGAGGAGGTCTGGATTAGCGACGGGACGGAGGCCGGCACCCGGCTCTTCTACGAGGCGGTGCCAGGAGCTTCTCGTGGAACCGTTGGCACCTTTGTAGGGCCGCGTGGTCACCTGTTCATCTTTGCCATCCAGAACCCCGGCACGCTGGATCTCCTCCGATTCGACCCGCAGCCGGAGGCAACGCTGTCTGGGCTGGACAAGACTCTGCGTGCAGTCTCGCTCGGCGACCTGATGCTCATAACAGCCAGGGGAAGGCTT
This window encodes:
- a CDS encoding T9SS type A sorting domain-containing protein, with amino-acid sequence MRIPAFISLCVCLPMVVHAQTGGWSDARMVKNINTRGVNPWMSDVVVAGGKAYFSAEVDGVRSIWESDGSESGTSLATSVTGTHGHHLLPFAAAGDHVLLAPFGSSEVWGFGASNRGSRLLYAGTDRSIRIVGTLADRVILSVPEADTTYALYSTDGTVAGTEQLTDQRFRHRIATSGLINPGVLFFVVSTTRELRELWRTDGTRSGTYRVAPFLWAEGPLERVGDRLVFRGQEVGTGRWSPDLWALDVHTLIPSRLTNTGSMGEVLGLDDYVVAVWRDGNRRTLYRTDGTASGTTAYSSLAAGLTVLGRAGKRLLFTTYTSTEGTELWRTNGTAAGTGMLADIYPGPTNSDIDLLASACGKLYFAATSPSTGAELWVSDGQPEGTRVIDIFGGPGSSTPFSAAASGCDLFVMAETADAGGTLVHVDAAAGVTRTVSRQFSSPKDGNAVPRGLRAYGSSVIFQATHEEHGEEVWISDGTEAGTRLFYEAVPGASRGTVGTFVGPRGHLFIFAIQNPGTLDLLRFDPQPEATLSGLDKTLRAVSLGDLMLITARGRLWAGTGQPGSMEEIYDSNSRRLKVYTGTRLAYFIDDREQWFATDGSATFTWPLPVSPSSLFNGAVVINDTLYTAETRDGMSGLWRITADGSAELVWHNPHGSTPSSLTAFGSRVLMASGNGPRGSEPLVYEPSSRDVWPLFADGIGNRGDLSGFMVVQDRAFISMGVHSVWQTDGTHPARHVLTADGAVYLLGDVDGELLLNYNDGIHGEELWITNGTESRLLADLNPGPASSSPSEPTRVGDRLFISAEAYPHGRELWVLTYDSTPEPSDRARPVPIVVPPPFPNPATGLTRIAVPAHQGPIDITLYDVLGREVRTIANLSNVTNSTSQAVDLAGLSAGVYLLTVDIAGYRESHPLIVRR